A part of Methanohalobium evestigatum Z-7303 genomic DNA contains:
- a CDS encoding tyrosine-type recombinase/integrase, translating to MTFHGEDKKLKNMEKQIRGETYCEENKNLILKYKNILFAKSSSPHTVLNYLNNLNQISKMCEKPIENFDKDDIISLLGKIEQSGYKPSTKNLYRVNLKKFIKDMELDVPTDIIKTGKNSNQHKLPEDLITEHEAKMMIDSTSSLRDKALMSVLYESAARVGDLSELRIKDIDFNKRDGTYLRLDGKTGARRIKLIASTPYITSWLNNHPEKENQNAPVWLSKIKNQPLKYQGVRRVLKIAAEKAQIQKDIHPHLFRHSRSTFLANHLTPSQLESYMGWEHGSRMPAIYVHLSGQDLDHAIDKIHGKEDEEDEKDDSEFTNRYCPRCGKMNETTAKFCNVCGAALDITNAIEIDEKRNEVINKLMEMIANNPELAEMLKEYNG from the coding sequence ATGACTTTTCATGGTGAAGATAAAAAACTGAAAAATATGGAAAAACAAATACGTGGAGAAACATACTGTGAAGAAAATAAAAATCTAATACTTAAATACAAAAACATATTATTTGCCAAATCCTCAAGCCCACATACTGTTCTCAATTACCTAAACAATTTGAACCAGATATCGAAAATGTGTGAAAAGCCTATTGAAAATTTTGACAAGGATGACATTATATCCCTGCTAGGTAAAATTGAACAATCTGGATATAAACCCAGTACAAAAAACTTGTACAGAGTTAATCTTAAGAAATTCATCAAAGATATGGAATTGGATGTTCCTACCGACATTATAAAAACAGGAAAAAATTCCAACCAACATAAACTTCCTGAAGATTTAATCACAGAACATGAAGCTAAGATGATGATTGATTCAACATCTAGTTTAAGAGATAAAGCATTGATGTCAGTATTATACGAATCAGCTGCCAGGGTAGGTGATTTGTCAGAACTCAGAATAAAAGATATCGATTTTAATAAACGAGACGGCACATATCTTAGACTAGATGGTAAAACTGGCGCAAGAAGAATAAAACTGATTGCAAGCACACCATATATAACTTCATGGTTAAATAATCACCCTGAAAAAGAAAACCAAAACGCACCTGTATGGCTCAGTAAAATCAAAAACCAACCACTAAAATATCAGGGCGTCCGTAGAGTTCTAAAAATCGCCGCTGAAAAAGCACAAATTCAAAAAGATATACATCCACATTTATTTAGACATTCACGAAGCACATTTCTAGCCAATCATTTAACACCTTCACAATTAGAATCTTACATGGGATGGGAACACGGGTCTCGAATGCCAGCTATCTATGTCCATCTCTCTGGGCAAGATCTGGACCATGCAATTGACAAAATACATGGCAAAGAAGACGAAGAAGACGAAAAAGATGATTCTGAATTCACTAATAGATACTGCCCAAGATGTGGAAAGATGAATGAAACCACTGCTAAATTTTGCAATGTTTGCGGCGCAGCGTTAGACATTACAAACGCCATAGAAATAGATGAAAAAAGAAACGAAGTGATAAACAAATTAATGGAAATGATTGCCAACAATCCAGAACTAGCAGAAATGCTGAAAGAATATAATGGTTAA